One part of the Quercus lobata isolate SW786 chromosome 7, ValleyOak3.0 Primary Assembly, whole genome shotgun sequence genome encodes these proteins:
- the LOC115953605 gene encoding tyrosine decarboxylase 1-like, translating into MGSVKSDHMPNHTSSYNNNPLDPEEFRRQGHMIIDFLADYYRDVETYPVLSQVEPGYLRKLLPESTPKNPEPIETILHDVKKHIVPGLTHWQSPNFFAYFQCTSSIAGFLGEMLSTGFNVVGFSWIASPAATELETIVVDWLGDMLQLPKSFLFSGNGGGVLQGTTCEAVLCTIVAARDQILSKIGRENLIKLVVYTSDQTHSAIQKAAQIAGIHPMNVRAIKTSKSTSYALSPVSLRAQICEDVQAGLVPLFLCATVGTTSTAAIDPLESLCAVAKDYGMWVHVDAAYAGSACICPEFRHFINGVEGANSFSLNAHKWFLTTLDCCCLWVKDPSALIKSLSTNPEYLRNKATDSKQVVDYKDWQITLSRRFRSLKLWFVLRSYGVDNLRSFMRNHVKLAKLFEERVDMDKRFEIVVPKIFAMVCFRILPSALSETVYKNGKLGIVSEELANEANRKLLESINMSGCVFMTHAVVEGVYVIRFAVGATLVEERHVITAWEMVQKHADFMLSTWKVRPLLSVDFKNFVQTVPILL; encoded by the coding sequence atgggtagCGTCAAGTCTGACCATATGCCCAACCACACTTCTTCCTATAACAATAACCCATTAGACCCCGAGGAATTCAGGCGGCAAGGCCATATgatcatagacttccttgcTGATTATTATCGCGATGTAGAAACATACCCGGTTCTAAGCCAAGTTGAACCAGGATATCTCCGAAAACTCTTGCCAGAGTCCACCCCAAAAAATCCAGAACCCATTGAAACCATTCTTCATGATGTAAAAAAGCACATAGTTCCTGGTTTAACACATTGGCAAAGCCCTAACTTCTTTGCTTACTTCCAATGCACTAGTAGCATTGCAGGGTTTCTAGGCGAGATGCTTAGCACCGGCTTCAATGTGGTCGGATTCAGTTGGATTGCATCACCAGCAGCTACTGAACTAGAGACAATAGTCGTGGATTGGCTTGGAGATATGCTTCAGCTGCCAAAGTCTTTCCTTTTCTCTGGCAATGGCGGGGGTGTGCTACAAGGGACTACGTGTGAGGCCGTTTTGTGCACAATTGTCGCTGCAAGGGATCAAATACTAAGCAAAATTGGGAGAGAGAACCTCATAAAGTTGGTGGTTTATACTTCTGACCAGACACATAGTGCAATCCAAAAAGCAGCACAAATAGCAGGGATCCATCCAATGAACGTCAGAGCCATCAAGACTTCTAAGTCAACATCATATGCACTATCACCTGTCTCACTACGAGCCCAAATTTGCGAAGATGTGCAAGCAGGCCTAGTTCCATTGTTTTTATGTGCCACCGTGGGAACAACTTCAACAGCTGCCATTGATCCACTAGAATCGTTATGTGCTGTGGCAAAAGATTATGGAATGTGGGTTCATGTTGATGCCGCTTATGCCGGAAGCGCTTGTATTTGTCCAGAGTTTCGGCACTTCATTAATGGTGTTGAGGGTGCAAACTCATTTAGTCTCAATGCACACAAGTGGTTCTTAACCACTTTGGATTGCTGTTGCCTTTGGGTTAAAGATCCTAGTGCCTTGATAAAGTCACTCTCAACCAACCCTGAGTACTTGAGGAATAAAGCCACGGATTCAAAGCAAGTGGTGGACTATAAAGACTGGCAGATAACCCTAAGCCGAAGATTTCGTTCCTTGAAATTATGGTTTGTGCTTAGAAGCTATGGTGTAGATAACCTTAGGAGCTTCATGAGAAACCATGTGAAATTGGCCAAACTTTTTGAAGAGCGTGTAGATATGGATAAAAGGTTTGAAATTGTGGTCCCTAAAATTTttgccatggtttgtttcaggATTTTGCCATCGGCACTAAGTGAGACAGTATACAAAAATGGTAAGCTTGGCATCGTAAGCGAGGAACTTGCGAATGAGGCAAACCGCAAATTGTTGGAGTCCATTAACATGTCGGGCTGTGTCTTCATGACTCATGCTGTGGTCGAGGGAGTATACGTGATACGATTTGCCGTTGGTGCAACTCTAGTTGAGGAACGACACGTTATCACAGCTTGGGAAATGGTGCAGAAGCATGCAGATTTCATGCTAAGCACTTGGAAAGTACGACCTCTTCTCAGTGTCGACTTCAAGAATTTTGTTCAGACTGTTCCTAttctactttga